The Leptospira sp. WS60.C2 genome includes the window CATCAGTGGCAAAACCATAACAACCATCACCACTCACAAAACAGCCGAGTCTTCCGATCGCATAACCCATGCTAATCGCTGGAATCACTGCATCGTAATAAGCTCCGATGTCCAATTTGTGGTAACGGAAGTAGATGGTAATAAAGAGCCAGCCAAAAAGAAGACCACCAAAAAAGACAAGACCACCACCACTGAATAAAGATGACCAAAGACCAGGGTGGCCAGGAAAACCATTCCAATGAGTAAGAGGGTATGTGTATTTTCCATCATAACCAGGAACATCGATGAACACTTGGTCCCAAATTTCAAAGATGAAGAAAATTTTTGCTCCGACGAGGGTGCCTAAAATTCCAAGAAAAATCAACCAATCAGAATGATTTGGATCTAATTTTTTTCGTTCCAGTTCCTTAGGGAGAAGATAGGAACCAACGAGAAAGGCTAACATCATAAGAAGGCTGAAAGTGGACAGACCCTCCCAGCCAAAGGGATTGGGAATCGGAATTCGATCTAACATAGGGGAAAGGGTAAATTCTCCGCTCACAGGGGAAAGGAGAATTTACAGGGAAAACAAAGAGAAAAAGGGAAGAAAAAATAACTTGACTCTAGATAGTTTAATATTGAACTATCCAATATTGATTTAAGGAGATCTGACTATGTTTGATTTTTTATTTTCGACTTC containing:
- a CDS encoding prolipoprotein diacylglyceryl transferase, translating into MLDRIPIPNPFGWEGLSTFSLLMMLAFLVGSYLLPKELERKKLDPNHSDWLIFLGILGTLVGAKIFFIFEIWDQVFIDVPGYDGKYTYPLTHWNGFPGHPGLWSSLFSGGGLVFFGGLLFGWLFITIYFRYHKLDIGAYYDAVIPAISMGYAIGRLGCFVSGDGCYGFATDAKIPFFVFEFHGAHPSGVPVWNTPVMESIMAFGYFAYFQFWARYQNFRKWSIGAQFLIIHGFARLIIEFLRVNKAVIPFVEPPTLVNIPDANGNPTFLTGYYWHGFSQSQYIAIGLILFGVYLMVTKKLWLKEETNV